One Candidatus Methylomirabilis lanthanidiphila genomic region harbors:
- a CDS encoding DNA polymerase III, delta subunit, which yields MGRWVKKSHSVADQVRRGEVASVYCLYGEEEYRREQELNQLLDALLMEGVRELNLDQIRPGETGTGSILGSARTLPFLASRRVVLVRGIEELSREQQEELLAYLNDPCPTSCLVLTARRLDLRTRLAAALQKKGVLLRFDRLETDSLKESLTAAARERGVRLRSEAVSLLIALVGDDFRQLIYNVEKLALFVGEREEIGAKDVEALVGETRVRSIFQLTDAVSSKSLDVALRCLTSLLESGEEPLAVIGMLGRQIRLLVRAKALREQSIPVSRMTHELNLPPRVTAALAEQSASRSWRELSGALQSLSETDLAIKTGRAAAPVLLTGLVWDLCRA from the coding sequence ATGGGACGCTGGGTCAAAAAAAGCCACTCGGTTGCGGACCAGGTTCGCCGCGGGGAGGTCGCGTCCGTCTATTGTTTGTACGGCGAGGAAGAGTACCGGCGGGAACAGGAGCTGAACCAGCTCCTTGACGCGTTGCTGATGGAAGGCGTGAGAGAACTGAATCTTGACCAGATTCGTCCTGGTGAGACGGGGACGGGATCGATCCTTGGGAGCGCTCGAACGCTACCGTTTCTGGCGTCGCGTCGAGTCGTCCTGGTCCGAGGCATCGAGGAGCTGTCGCGAGAGCAGCAAGAGGAGTTGCTTGCCTATCTGAACGATCCCTGTCCCACGAGCTGCCTTGTACTGACCGCGAGGCGGCTTGACCTGAGAACCCGATTGGCAGCCGCATTGCAGAAGAAAGGAGTGCTCCTTCGCTTTGATCGCCTTGAGACAGATTCACTGAAGGAGTCGCTTACAGCGGCCGCCCGGGAGCGGGGTGTCCGGCTGCGGTCCGAAGCGGTCAGTCTGCTTATCGCCTTGGTCGGGGACGATTTCCGCCAGTTGATCTACAACGTGGAGAAATTGGCACTCTTCGTTGGGGAACGCGAAGAGATCGGCGCGAAGGATGTCGAAGCCTTGGTTGGCGAGACCAGAGTGCGATCGATCTTCCAACTGACCGATGCCGTGTCAAGCAAGAGCCTGGATGTGGCCCTCCGTTGTCTGACCAGTCTATTGGAGAGTGGGGAAGAGCCCCTGGCGGTTATCGGGATGCTTGGCCGCCAGATCCGCCTGCTGGTTCGCGCGAAGGCGCTTCGAGAGCAGTCAATTCCAGTCAGCAGGATGACTCATGAATTGAATCTGCCGCCACGCGTCACCGCTGCCTTGGCGGAGCAGAGCGCATCGCGTTCCTGGCGGGAACTCTCGGGTGCCCTTCAATCCCTCTCGGAAACCGACCTTGCCATCAAGACGGGAAGGGCGGCAGCGCCTGTGCTCTTAACGGGATTAGTCTGGGACCTCTGTCGGGCGTGA
- a CDS encoding leucyl-tRNA synthetase has product MARGYDFKAIEVKWQRAWEESGAFAVTEEAGRRKFYLLEMYPYPSGRIHMGHVRNYAIGDVLARFLRMRGYNVLHPMGWDSFGLPAENAAIEHRTHPAKWTNDNIAYMRTQLKRMGFSYDWQREIACSSPDYYRWGQWLFLRLYEKGLAYKKSSTVNWCEVCQTVLANEQVEGGLCWRDGTPVVQKELPGWFFRITAYAEELLNGLDSLTGWPEPVKMMQRNWIGKSVGAEVRFPLVDRQEALTIFTTRQDTLFGATFMVLAPEHPRALALAQGTPQEPSVSAFIERVTREDRLRRTATDAVKEGVFTGAYAMNPLTHERIPVWIGNFVLPEYGTGAIMAVPSNDQRDFEFAQKYSLPVRLAVKPVDSVLDERNLEQAYEGEGVLVNSGPFTSMDSRQAREAIADFLEREGIGKRTVNYRLRDWGISRQRYWGNPIPIIYCDGCGTVPVPDRDLPVILPQDVQITMKGGSPLQKVAGFIDVSCPRCGGRARRETDTMDTFVDSSWYFLRFTSPNDEDGPVTRARVNYWMPVDQYIGGIEHAVLHLLYARFFTKAIRDLGLIAVDEPFQRLLTQGMVCKETHRCAEHGFRLPEEVDSSYCCRTCGHPVQVGRTEKMSKSKKNVVDPEDLLAQYGADTARLFCLFAAPPERDLEWSAQGVEGSFRFVCRIVRLVEDQEALLKEPVVSIPFQQLNAGRALCRKVHQTVKRVTEDIEDDFHFNTAISALMELANELGRFQMPGPAEDAEERRFIYSYAVETLLLLLSPFAPHLCEELWERLGRGGSIFQATWPAYDPAVITAEEIVVVVQIDGKVRSRLLIPVEVDDTSIREAALADERIKGWLEGRSIRKVVIVPKKLVNIVTGGAQ; this is encoded by the coding sequence ATGGCGCGCGGATACGACTTTAAGGCAATCGAAGTGAAGTGGCAGCGGGCGTGGGAAGAGAGTGGCGCCTTCGCGGTCACGGAAGAGGCGGGGAGGCGTAAGTTCTATCTTCTCGAGATGTATCCCTATCCATCCGGCAGGATCCATATGGGCCACGTGCGCAACTATGCCATTGGCGACGTGCTGGCCCGGTTTCTTCGGATGCGAGGATACAACGTGCTGCATCCAATGGGTTGGGACTCCTTCGGCCTTCCGGCAGAGAACGCTGCCATCGAGCACCGCACCCACCCGGCCAAGTGGACCAACGACAATATCGCCTATATGCGTACCCAGCTCAAACGGATGGGGTTCTCCTACGATTGGCAGCGGGAGATCGCGTGCAGCAGTCCGGACTACTATCGGTGGGGACAGTGGCTCTTCCTGAGGCTGTATGAGAAGGGGCTGGCCTATAAGAAATCCTCGACCGTCAACTGGTGTGAGGTCTGTCAGACCGTCCTGGCCAATGAGCAGGTAGAAGGAGGGCTCTGCTGGCGGGACGGCACACCTGTTGTGCAGAAGGAGCTGCCTGGCTGGTTCTTCAGGATCACGGCCTACGCTGAGGAGCTCTTGAACGGCTTGGATAGCCTCACCGGATGGCCTGAGCCGGTCAAGATGATGCAGCGTAACTGGATCGGCAAGAGCGTCGGGGCGGAGGTACGTTTCCCGCTGGTCGATCGTCAGGAGGCGCTGACCATCTTTACTACGCGGCAGGATACGCTCTTCGGCGCGACCTTTATGGTCCTGGCCCCGGAACACCCGCGCGCCCTCGCCCTCGCGCAAGGTACCCCGCAGGAGCCGTCGGTGAGCGCCTTCATCGAGCGGGTCACGCGCGAGGATCGGCTGCGGCGTACGGCCACTGACGCCGTCAAGGAGGGGGTGTTCACAGGCGCTTATGCCATGAATCCTCTCACGCACGAACGGATCCCTGTCTGGATCGGCAACTTCGTCCTTCCGGAGTACGGGACCGGCGCGATTATGGCGGTACCGAGCAACGACCAGCGCGACTTCGAGTTTGCGCAGAAGTACAGTCTACCGGTCCGGCTGGCCGTCAAGCCGGTCGATTCGGTGCTGGATGAGCGTAACTTGGAACAAGCCTATGAGGGTGAAGGTGTTCTGGTCAACTCCGGCCCATTCACCAGTATGGACAGCCGACAGGCGCGTGAAGCGATTGCGGACTTTCTTGAGCGGGAGGGGATCGGAAAACGGACAGTGAACTACCGGCTTCGCGACTGGGGGATCTCGCGACAACGCTATTGGGGCAACCCGATCCCGATTATCTATTGTGATGGGTGCGGGACGGTTCCGGTTCCGGACCGGGATCTGCCGGTGATCCTGCCTCAGGACGTACAGATCACGATGAAGGGCGGCTCCCCGCTTCAGAAGGTCGCCGGTTTTATCGACGTGTCGTGTCCGCGATGCGGCGGGCGCGCCAGACGGGAGACCGATACCATGGACACCTTTGTCGATTCGTCCTGGTATTTTCTGCGGTTCACGAGCCCGAACGACGAGGATGGACCGGTGACCCGCGCTCGCGTGAACTACTGGATGCCGGTCGATCAGTATATCGGGGGAATCGAGCACGCCGTCCTTCACCTGCTGTACGCTCGCTTTTTCACCAAGGCCATCCGTGACCTCGGCTTGATTGCCGTCGATGAGCCGTTTCAGCGACTATTGACTCAGGGCATGGTCTGTAAAGAGACGCACCGGTGCGCGGAGCACGGCTTTCGGTTGCCTGAGGAGGTGGATAGCTCATACTGCTGCCGTACATGCGGGCATCCGGTCCAAGTCGGGCGGACCGAGAAGATGTCGAAATCGAAAAAGAACGTCGTCGATCCCGAAGATCTGCTGGCACAGTATGGGGCCGATACGGCCCGACTGTTCTGTCTGTTTGCCGCTCCGCCTGAGAGAGATCTGGAGTGGTCCGCGCAGGGCGTAGAGGGATCGTTCCGGTTTGTGTGCCGGATCGTCCGTCTCGTTGAGGATCAGGAGGCGCTGCTCAAGGAGCCGGTTGTATCGATCCCGTTTCAGCAGCTCAATGCGGGCCGCGCCTTGTGCCGAAAGGTCCACCAGACGGTCAAACGGGTCACAGAGGACATCGAGGACGACTTTCATTTTAACACCGCCATCAGCGCCCTCATGGAGCTGGCGAACGAACTCGGTCGCTTTCAGATGCCAGGTCCGGCGGAGGACGCTGAGGAGCGGCGCTTCATCTATAGCTACGCAGTGGAGACCCTTCTGCTGCTGCTATCGCCCTTTGCGCCGCACCTGTGTGAGGAGTTGTGGGAACGACTCGGTCGTGGCGGCAGCATTTTTCAGGCGACTTGGCCGGCCTATGACCCGGCCGTCATCACGGCAGAGGAGATTGTCGTGGTCGTTCAAATCGACGGAAAGGTCCGCAGTCGACTGTTGATTCCTGTCGAAGTTGACGACACCTCTATACGTGAAGCCGCGCTTGCGGACGAGCGGATTAAGGGGTGGCTTGAGGGGCGATCGATCCGGAAGGTAGTGATCGTACCGAAGAAACTGGTGAATATCGTCACCGGGGGAGCGCAATGA
- a CDS encoding oxidoreductase, with product MSGGSRCNVTNASVADADFWGGKRSIIRRVLRAFPVPDTIAFFEQIGVRLHEEAGGKLFPDSNRARDVLDALLREVDASGAELRAGRRVLDVIRTGTGFRIATSHGEFEADTVVLATGGQSMPKTGSDGAGFEIARRLGHTLTPPTPGLTPLLLSKDDLHGELSGVSHDVELTLWVDGGVACRIRGAMLWTHFGISGPAALDMSRQWLRATLDARAVRLTANLCPGSEFDALYRRWTTLAATRPKSTVRSALATLVPASAAAALLRRLHIDAMLTLAHFPRDERRRLVLALTAWPLPVVGSRGYDYAEVTAGGVPLTEINAATMESRVCPGLYLAGEILDVDGRLGGFNFQWAWSSAYVAATALARRPAEGVLVFARP from the coding sequence ATGAGCGGCGGCTCGCGCTGCAACGTCACGAACGCGTCGGTGGCGGACGCCGATTTCTGGGGCGGCAAACGATCGATCATCCGCCGCGTGCTGCGCGCGTTCCCCGTCCCCGATACGATCGCATTCTTCGAGCAGATCGGCGTGCGGTTGCACGAGGAAGCCGGCGGCAAGCTCTTTCCGGACTCCAATCGCGCGCGCGACGTGCTCGACGCGCTGCTTCGCGAAGTAGACGCGAGCGGCGCGGAACTGCGCGCCGGCCGGCGCGTCCTCGACGTCATCCGCACGGGTACGGGCTTCCGCATCGCCACGTCGCACGGCGAGTTCGAAGCCGATACCGTCGTCCTCGCCACCGGCGGTCAGTCGATGCCAAAAACCGGAAGCGACGGCGCGGGCTTCGAGATCGCGCGCCGGCTTGGACACACGCTCACGCCCCCCACGCCGGGCCTGACGCCGCTGCTCCTGTCGAAAGACGACCTGCACGGCGAGCTGTCTGGCGTCTCGCACGATGTGGAGCTTACGCTCTGGGTGGATGGCGGCGTCGCGTGCCGAATTCGGGGCGCCATGCTCTGGACGCATTTCGGCATCAGCGGCCCCGCGGCGCTCGACATGTCGCGCCAGTGGCTCCGCGCCACGCTCGACGCGCGCGCCGTGCGGCTCACGGCGAACCTCTGCCCCGGATCGGAGTTCGATGCTCTCTACCGGCGGTGGACGACCCTCGCCGCGACGCGGCCGAAATCCACGGTCCGAAGCGCCCTGGCTACGCTCGTGCCTGCGTCGGCGGCGGCGGCGCTGTTACGGCGGCTGCACATCGACGCCATGCTCACGCTGGCGCATTTCCCTCGCGACGAGCGGCGGCGGCTCGTGCTGGCGCTCACCGCCTGGCCCCTCCCGGTCGTGGGCAGCCGCGGCTACGACTACGCCGAGGTCACGGCGGGCGGCGTGCCGCTCACCGAGATCAATGCCGCCACGATGGAATCGCGCGTCTGCCCCGGGCTGTATCTCGCGGGCGAGATTCTCGATGTGGACGGCCGCCTCGGCGGATTCAACTTTCAGTGGGCCTGGTCGAGCGCGTACGTGGCCGCGACGGCGCTCGCGCGGCGCCCTGCAGAAGGAGTCCTGGTCTTCGCACGTCCGTGA
- a CDS encoding 30S ribosomal protein S20 has protein sequence MPIIKSALKAMRQSQKRRLRNRAAKSSLKTVIKKVRAGIEEGDRNAAEKAFAQAVPSIDKAASKGFIHKNAAARYKSRLARQLHAIPQPS, from the coding sequence ATGCCGATCATCAAGTCAGCACTGAAGGCCATGAGGCAAAGCCAGAAGCGACGGTTGCGTAACCGCGCGGCAAAGAGCAGCCTGAAAACCGTCATCAAGAAGGTACGAGCGGGGATTGAGGAAGGTGACAGGAATGCTGCCGAGAAGGCATTTGCGCAGGCCGTTCCGTCTATTGACAAAGCCGCCAGCAAGGGCTTTATCCACAAGAACGCCGCGGCCCGCTATAAGTCGCGACTGGCTCGCCAGCTCCACGCCATCCCGCAGCCGTCGTAG
- a CDS encoding type I deoxyribonuclease HsdR, producing the protein MSTVGQIEKKTQARVVRLFREQLGYDYLGDWTEREGNRNIEEELLRAFLRDKQGYDEALITRALHVFGKAAGDSSKSLYDRNRAVYDMLRYPVKVKPGAGDNTEDIWLVDWKHSERNHFAIAEEVTVPGSNAKAHTKRPDVVLYVNGIALGVLELKRSTISVAEGIRQNLDNQKKVFIEHFFSTVQWVMAGNDTEGLRYGTIQTPEKYYLTWKEDGPEGNPLDRALLQLCAKTRFLELIHDFIVFDAGIKKLCRAHQYFGVRAAHSHVMRREGGIIWHTQGSGKSLVMVWLTKWIREHVTDARVLIITDRTELDEQIEGVFKGVNEDIYRTKSGADLIATLNATSPWLVCSLVHKFSGKGEGEEVGDIPGYIAELKKALPPGFAAKGNLFVFVDECHRTQSGELHKAMTAILPRAVFIGFTGTPLLKADKQKSIEVFGGYIHTYRFDEAVKDKVVLDLRYEARDIDQRITSQDKIDQWFEAKTRGLTDLAKAQLKQRWGTMQKVLSSQSRLEQIGADILMDMETRDRLKSGRGNAILVSGSIYQACRFYELLDKTDFRGKCAIVTSYRPSPADIKGEESGEGLTERLRQYDIYKQMLADWFNEPAETAVSRVEEFEKAVKKKFIKEPGQMKLLIVVDKLLTGFDAPPATHLYIDKQMRDHGLFQAICRVNRLDGGDKEYGYIIDYKDLFQSLEGAVHDYTSGALDGYDKEDVAGLLEDRLGKARERLEEVREAVKALCEPVEVPKDSAAYLRYFCAKDSGHAEQLKANEPNRLALYKHVAAFVRAFANLANELADAGYSPTDIDVLKAEVDHYEKVRTEVKLASGDYIDLKMYEPAMRHLIDAYIRAEESEKVSAFDDMSLVQLIVERGAAAVDTLPDGIRKNEEAVAEAIENNVRKLIIDEQPINPKYYEKMSELLDALIEQRRKEAMDYQKYLRKIVELTRQVTNPEASGAYPVTTNTPGKRALYDNFDKDEALALAVHAAVRANRQDDWRSNPFKVKKVRNAIRDALASDGARVIGGRDAAKPTVVQAPPDVYVTKSSESPEERVERILALVKNQDEY; encoded by the coding sequence ATGAGCACCGTCGGCCAGATCGAGAAGAAGACTCAGGCACGCGTGGTGAGGCTGTTCCGAGAGCAGCTCGGCTACGACTATCTCGGCGACTGGACCGAGCGCGAGGGCAACCGCAACATCGAAGAGGAGCTGCTGCGAGCCTTCCTGCGAGACAAGCAGGGCTACGACGAGGCGCTCATCACGCGGGCACTTCACGTCTTCGGCAAGGCGGCGGGCGACTCCAGCAAGAGTCTCTACGACCGTAACCGCGCCGTGTACGACATGCTGCGCTACCCCGTGAAGGTAAAGCCCGGTGCGGGCGACAATACTGAGGACATTTGGCTCGTCGACTGGAAGCACTCGGAGCGGAACCACTTCGCCATCGCAGAGGAAGTGACCGTCCCGGGCAGCAATGCCAAGGCCCACACCAAGCGCCCGGACGTAGTGCTCTACGTCAACGGCATTGCGCTCGGTGTGCTGGAGCTGAAACGCTCGACGATTTCCGTAGCCGAGGGCATCCGCCAGAACCTCGACAACCAGAAGAAGGTCTTCATCGAGCACTTCTTCTCGACGGTGCAGTGGGTGATGGCTGGCAACGACACCGAGGGCCTGCGCTACGGCACCATCCAGACGCCGGAGAAGTACTACCTCACCTGGAAGGAGGATGGACCCGAAGGCAACCCGCTGGATCGCGCGCTTCTCCAGCTCTGCGCCAAGACCCGCTTTCTGGAGCTGATTCATGACTTCATCGTCTTCGACGCCGGGATCAAGAAGCTCTGTCGGGCTCACCAGTACTTCGGCGTGCGGGCCGCGCACAGCCATGTAATGCGTCGCGAGGGCGGGATCATCTGGCACACGCAGGGTAGCGGAAAGAGTCTCGTCATGGTGTGGCTGACCAAATGGATTCGCGAGCATGTCACCGATGCCCGCGTGCTCATCATCACGGACCGTACCGAGCTTGACGAGCAGATCGAGGGGGTCTTCAAGGGCGTCAACGAAGACATCTACCGCACCAAGAGCGGCGCGGACCTAATCGCCACCCTGAACGCGACGTCGCCCTGGCTGGTGTGCTCGCTCGTCCACAAATTCAGTGGGAAGGGGGAAGGCGAGGAGGTCGGCGACATCCCCGGCTACATCGCAGAATTGAAGAAGGCGCTGCCGCCCGGTTTCGCCGCCAAGGGCAACCTCTTCGTCTTCGTCGACGAGTGTCACCGCACCCAATCCGGTGAGCTGCACAAGGCGATGACGGCCATCCTGCCGAGAGCCGTGTTCATCGGCTTCACCGGCACGCCGCTGCTGAAGGCCGACAAGCAGAAGAGCATTGAGGTTTTCGGCGGTTACATCCACACCTACAGGTTCGACGAGGCGGTGAAGGACAAGGTGGTGCTCGACTTGCGCTATGAGGCGCGGGACATCGATCAGCGTATCACCTCGCAGGACAAGATCGACCAGTGGTTCGAGGCCAAGACTCGAGGTCTGACCGACTTGGCCAAAGCGCAGCTCAAGCAGCGGTGGGGCACGATGCAGAAGGTGCTCTCCAGCCAGTCGCGACTGGAGCAGATCGGCGCCGACATCTTGATGGACATGGAGACTCGCGACCGGCTGAAGAGCGGCCGGGGCAATGCCATACTGGTCTCCGGGAGCATCTACCAAGCGTGTAGGTTCTACGAGTTATTGGACAAGACCGACTTCAGGGGCAAGTGCGCGATCGTCACCTCTTACAGACCGTCACCCGCTGACATCAAGGGCGAGGAGAGCGGCGAGGGTCTGACGGAGCGGCTGCGACAATACGACATTTACAAGCAGATGCTGGCCGACTGGTTCAACGAGCCGGCGGAGACCGCGGTAAGCAGGGTTGAAGAGTTCGAGAAGGCTGTAAAGAAGAAGTTCATCAAAGAGCCGGGTCAGATGAAGCTGCTCATCGTGGTCGATAAGCTGCTGACGGGCTTCGATGCGCCGCCTGCAACTCACCTGTACATTGATAAGCAGATGCGCGATCACGGTCTCTTCCAGGCCATCTGCCGCGTGAACCGGCTGGACGGTGGCGACAAGGAGTACGGATACATCATCGACTACAAGGACCTGTTCCAGAGCCTCGAGGGAGCGGTGCACGACTACACCTCAGGGGCACTGGACGGCTACGACAAGGAGGATGTGGCGGGACTGCTCGAGGACCGGCTGGGCAAGGCACGGGAGCGACTGGAGGAGGTTCGGGAGGCAGTGAAGGCCCTCTGTGAGCCGGTGGAAGTGCCAAAGGACTCGGCGGCCTACCTGCGCTACTTCTGCGCCAAGGATTCCGGCCACGCCGAACAGCTCAAGGCCAACGAACCGAACCGACTGGCGCTCTACAAACATGTTGCGGCGTTCGTTCGAGCGTTTGCCAACCTCGCCAACGAGTTGGCAGACGCCGGATACTCTCCCACTGATATCGATGTCCTGAAGGCAGAGGTCGACCACTACGAGAAAGTCCGCACCGAGGTCAAGCTGGCCAGCGGCGACTACATCGATCTCAAGATGTACGAGCCGGCCATGCGGCACCTGATCGACGCCTACATCCGGGCCGAAGAGAGCGAGAAGGTGTCCGCCTTCGATGACATGTCGCTCGTCCAGCTTATCGTTGAACGAGGGGCGGCTGCGGTCGATACTCTGCCGGATGGAATCAGGAAGAACGAGGAGGCCGTGGCCGAGGCCATCGAGAACAACGTCCGCAAGCTGATCATCGACGAACAGCCGATCAATCCGAAGTACTATGAAAAGATGTCGGAGTTGCTGGACGCCTTGATCGAACAACGCCGCAAGGAGGCGATGGACTACCAGAAGTATCTGCGCAAGATCGTAGAATTGACAAGACAGGTGACCAACCCCGAAGCGAGTGGCGCGTATCCGGTAACGACGAATACCCCTGGCAAGCGGGCGTTGTATGATAACTTCGACAAGGACGAGGCGCTGGCGCTGGCGGTCCATGCCGCGGTACGCGCCAACCGGCAGGACGACTGGCGGAGTAACCCGTTCAAGGTCAAGAAGGTGAGGAATGCGATCCGGGACGCGCTGGCGTCGGACGGGGCGCGAGTGATAGGCGGCCGTGACGCTGCGAAGCCCACCGTTGTGCAGGCACCGCCGGATGTCTATGTTACGAAGTCGTCGGAGTCCCCCGAAGAGCGGGTCGAGAGAATCCTCGCTTTGGTGAAGAATCAGGATGAGTACTGA
- a CDS encoding Restriction endonuclease S subunits has translation MKLSPGYKQTEVGVIPEDWDAGCLGDKSTKVGSGMTPTGGEKVYKQEGRPFLRSQNVGWGTLLMEDIAFIDEATHATFTATEVTLDDVLLNITGASIGRSAVADARVERGNVNQHVCIIRTDQDLLYPRFLNYFLLSKAGQRQIDSFQAGGNRQGLNFGQIRSFRLPIPPLPEQRAIAAALGDVDALLGALAHLIAKKRDLKQAAMQQLLTGQTRLPGFGKGVTSQRTSVGRLPKDWTLTPLKSISTMNGRIGWQGLKQEEFTSVESDPFLITGMNFEDGEIRWGEVYHIPEKRYEEAKPIQLRGGDILMTKDGTIGKLLFVESIPFPGKASLNSHLLVFPPLKDSYVPTFLFYHLSSKRFADYVDLNKSGTTFFGITQEAVGKYQACLPSIDEQTAIAAVLSDMDAEIAALEQRAAKTRALKQGMMQELLTGRTRLV, from the coding sequence GAAACTGAGTCCGGGGTACAAGCAGACCGAGGTGGGGGTGATTCCGGAGGACTGGGACGCAGGCTGCCTTGGTGATAAATCCACAAAGGTCGGAAGCGGCATGACCCCAACGGGGGGCGAGAAAGTTTACAAGCAAGAGGGGCGACCCTTTCTCAGAAGTCAAAATGTCGGTTGGGGCACACTTCTCATGGAGGATATTGCCTTCATTGACGAAGCTACCCACGCCACATTCACGGCCACGGAGGTCACGCTTGACGACGTTCTTCTGAACATCACTGGCGCATCAATCGGCCGTAGTGCTGTTGCCGATGCTCGCGTCGAACGAGGCAACGTGAATCAGCATGTTTGCATCATTCGTACCGACCAGGACCTGCTATATCCGCGATTTCTAAACTACTTCCTGCTCTCAAAAGCTGGGCAGCGACAGATTGACAGCTTTCAGGCTGGCGGTAACCGGCAGGGATTGAACTTTGGACAGATTCGGTCATTTCGTCTCCCAATTCCACCCCTCCCCGAACAACGCGCCATCGCGGCTGCGCTGGGGGATGTGGATGCGCTGCTGGGCGCGCTGGCCCACCTCATCGCCAAGAAGCGCGACCTCAAGCAGGCCGCCATGCAGCAGCTTCTCACCGGCCAGACGCGCCTGCCGGGCTTCGGTAAAGGGGTCACTTCCCAGAGAACAAGCGTTGGTCGACTTCCGAAGGACTGGACTCTAACGCCCCTGAAGTCAATCAGCACTATGAATGGACGAATAGGCTGGCAGGGTTTGAAGCAGGAGGAGTTTACTTCTGTTGAGAGCGACCCGTTCCTGATTACGGGGATGAACTTTGAAGATGGCGAGATTAGGTGGGGCGAGGTTTATCACATTCCCGAGAAACGGTATGAGGAAGCGAAGCCCATCCAACTACGCGGTGGTGACATTCTCATGACCAAGGATGGCACCATCGGGAAGCTCTTGTTTGTTGAGTCTATTCCCTTCCCGGGCAAAGCGTCGCTCAATAGCCACTTGCTGGTGTTTCCGCCTCTGAAGGACTCTTATGTTCCCACATTTCTCTTCTACCACTTGAGTTCTAAGAGATTTGCGGACTACGTTGATCTGAACAAGTCGGGCACGACTTTCTTTGGAATCACTCAGGAAGCTGTCGGGAAGTATCAAGCGTGCCTGCCGTCGATTGATGAGCAAACCGCCATCGCCGCCGTGCTCTCCGACATGGACGCGGAGATCGCAGCGCTGGAGCAGCGGGCGGCCAAGACTCGCGCCCTCAAGCAGGGGATGATGCAGGAGCTGCTCACTGGGAGGACCAGACTTGTATGA